From one Aquila chrysaetos chrysaetos chromosome 7, bAquChr1.4, whole genome shotgun sequence genomic stretch:
- the TAGLN3 gene encoding transgelin-3: MANRGPSYGLSREVQEKIEQKYDPELESRLVNWIIVQCGEQIEHPPPGRQHFQTWLMDGTLLCKLINSLHPKGNEPIAKISESKMAFKQMEQISQFLKAAEIYGVRTTDIFQTVDLWEGKDMAAVQRTLMALGSLAVTKDDGCYKGDPSWFHRKAQQNRRGFSEEQLRQGQNVIGLQMGSNKGASQSGMTGYGMPRQII, encoded by the exons ATGGCTAACAGAGGACCAAGCTATGGCTTAAGCCGAGAAGTTCAGGAAAAGATTGAACAGAAATATGACCCGGAATTAGAGTCTAGGCTGGTGAACTGGATTATTGTACAGTGTGGAGAACAGATAGAGCACCCTCCTCCTGGAAGGCAACATTTTCAGACCTGGTTGATGGATGGAACG CTGTTATGCAAGTTAATAAACAGTTTACATCCAAAGGGAAATGAGCCCATTGCAAAGATTTCTGAATCAAAAATGGCTTTCAAGCAGATGGAACAAATTTCTCAGTTcttaaaagctgctgaaatCTACGGAGTAAGAACAACAGATATTTTCCAGACAGTGGATTTATGGgaag GGAAGGACATGGCAGCAGTGCAGAGAACCTTAATGGCTCTAGGCAGTTTGGCAGTCACCAAGGATGACGGCTGCTACAAAGGGGATCCATCCTGGTTTCACAG GAAAGCACAGCAGAATCGAAGAggattttcagaagagcagcTTCGTCAGGGGCAGAACGTAATAGGCCTTCAGATGGGCAGCAACAAAGGAGCATCACAGTCGGGTATGACAGGCTATGGGATGCCAAGGCAGATTATCTAA